One Aneurinibacillus migulanus genomic region harbors:
- a CDS encoding alanine/glycine:cation symporter family protein, whose amino-acid sequence MEKLVEWLVGQVWSIGLVIFALGAGVFFSIATRFLQIRYFKEMIKLLFEGKSSDTGISSFQAFCLALSGRVGIGNIAGVATAIAFGGPGAVFWMWVMAILGGASAFVESTLAQLYKSKVGNEYRGGTPYFIEKGLKIKWFAVMVAIVVTLSYGVLLPGIQSSNIAVGFESVTGLNKSITGVLLVALLAAIIFGGVKRIANASQTIVPFMAIGYVVVTFIVLLVHISKVPDMFSLIFSSAFGTNQAFGGIIGAAIAWGVKRAVFSNVAGVGEGTYSSAAAEVSHPAKQGLVQAFSVYIDTIVVCTATALMILVTGMYSVIPEGKEPIVETMGNIEPGPIYTQQAVETVLPGFGPIFVSIAIFFFAFTTLLAYYYIAETTLVYLNQKLKFQWLKIVLKVGFLVMVYIGSVESASFLWALGDLGIGSMAWLNLIAILLLTKPVLKVLKDYEIQKKAGRNPIFDPGKAGINGADFWEEKCKEMENDASNKVQNFNQRIL is encoded by the coding sequence ATGGAAAAACTAGTAGAATGGTTAGTTGGACAGGTATGGAGTATCGGGTTGGTTATCTTTGCACTGGGAGCAGGAGTCTTTTTCTCGATTGCCACTCGCTTTCTACAAATACGGTATTTTAAAGAAATGATTAAATTATTGTTCGAAGGCAAAAGCTCAGATACAGGAATCTCATCTTTTCAAGCTTTTTGTTTAGCTCTATCAGGACGTGTGGGGATTGGTAATATTGCCGGTGTGGCTACAGCCATTGCCTTCGGAGGCCCAGGGGCGGTTTTCTGGATGTGGGTAATGGCGATATTAGGAGGAGCTAGCGCCTTTGTGGAATCTACTCTTGCCCAATTATATAAAAGCAAGGTAGGAAATGAATATCGAGGAGGTACCCCTTACTTTATTGAAAAAGGTCTAAAAATAAAGTGGTTCGCTGTGATGGTAGCCATTGTTGTCACACTTTCCTATGGGGTTTTATTGCCTGGGATACAGTCAAGTAATATTGCAGTTGGATTTGAAAGTGTAACTGGTTTAAATAAAAGCATCACTGGTGTTCTATTGGTTGCCTTACTTGCAGCAATCATTTTCGGTGGGGTAAAACGAATCGCTAATGCTTCCCAAACTATTGTTCCTTTTATGGCAATAGGATATGTAGTAGTTACATTCATCGTTTTATTGGTTCATATCTCCAAAGTCCCTGATATGTTTTCCCTTATCTTCTCGAGCGCATTCGGTACAAACCAGGCTTTTGGGGGCATTATCGGTGCAGCTATTGCTTGGGGAGTCAAGAGAGCGGTCTTTTCTAATGTTGCTGGCGTGGGGGAAGGAACATACAGTTCTGCAGCGGCTGAGGTTTCTCATCCTGCTAAGCAAGGATTAGTCCAAGCCTTTTCTGTCTATATCGATACGATTGTTGTATGTACGGCGACAGCTCTCATGATTCTTGTAACTGGCATGTATAGCGTTATCCCAGAAGGAAAAGAACCCATCGTTGAAACAATGGGCAATATTGAACCGGGACCTATCTATACCCAGCAAGCAGTCGAAACCGTTTTACCAGGCTTTGGTCCGATATTCGTTTCCATCGCCATCTTCTTTTTTGCGTTTACTACCTTGTTAGCCTATTACTATATTGCTGAAACCACCCTTGTCTACCTTAATCAAAAACTAAAGTTCCAGTGGCTGAAAATAGTTCTGAAAGTTGGATTTTTAGTAATGGTTTATATTGGTAGTGTTGAATCAGCGTCTTTCTTATGGGCTTTAGGGGATTTAGGTATAGGAAGTATGGCTTGGCTTAATCTTATTGCGATTTTACTACTGACAAAGCCGGTCTTAAAAGTACTAAAGGATTATGAAATCCAGAAAAAAGCAGGAAGAAATCCGATTTTCGATCCGGGCAAAGCAGGAATAAATGGTGCTGATTTCTGGGAAGAAAAATGCAAAGAGAT
- the dapA gene encoding 4-hydroxy-tetrahydrodipicolinate synthase, with protein MTTIKGAYPVLITPMNEAQEIDWGGVKNNVNYFLDQGVAGIVINGSTGEFVSLSKEEKFRMVETVLKEVNGRLPVIVGTAAETTKETIEYTKQAEAYSADCALIINSYYCKPKEEEIYFHFKEISNAVNLPIMLYNNPFTSGVDMSTELMLQIGKECERVTHIKESSGDIRKARDLVRHGKGDIEIFCGSEELVMESYLVGATGWISVAGNIVPKLVTQMFDHVQKGELKEAWAINDSILPLCAFLEGSGKYVQIVKRAMELNGQAGGPSRYPRLGLTPEEDQKLKDILSNLTAATHV; from the coding sequence ATGACAACAATTAAAGGAGCTTATCCAGTATTAATTACACCGATGAACGAGGCACAGGAGATTGATTGGGGCGGAGTAAAAAATAATGTGAACTACTTCTTGGATCAAGGAGTCGCAGGTATTGTAATCAATGGAAGCACCGGGGAATTTGTGAGTTTATCAAAAGAAGAAAAATTTCGAATGGTTGAAACTGTATTAAAAGAAGTGAACGGCCGCCTTCCTGTTATCGTAGGAACAGCTGCTGAAACAACAAAGGAAACGATTGAGTACACGAAGCAGGCGGAAGCATACAGTGCAGATTGCGCCCTGATTATTAACTCTTATTATTGCAAGCCAAAGGAGGAGGAAATTTACTTTCACTTTAAAGAAATATCAAATGCAGTGAATTTACCTATTATGTTGTACAATAATCCTTTTACATCCGGTGTCGACATGAGTACTGAGCTTATGCTGCAGATCGGAAAAGAATGTGAAAGAGTCACTCATATTAAGGAATCAAGCGGAGATATCCGTAAAGCAAGAGACCTTGTCAGACATGGCAAAGGAGATATTGAAATTTTCTGCGGCTCAGAAGAATTGGTTATGGAGTCTTATTTAGTCGGAGCAACAGGTTGGATTTCCGTCGCAGGTAATATTGTGCCAAAGCTTGTTACGCAAATGTTTGACCATGTCCAAAAAGGCGAGCTAAAAGAAGCTTGGGCGATTAATGACAGCATTTTACCGCTTTGTGCATTCCTTGAAGGATCAGGAAAATATGTACAAATTGTCAAGCGTGCAATGGAACTGAACGGACAGGCAGGAGGTCCTTCTCGTTATCCTCGTTTGGGACTGACGCCTGAAGAAGATCAAAAGCTTAAGGATATTTTATCAAATTTAACGGCCGCTACTCATGTATAA
- a CDS encoding (2Fe-2S)-binding protein gives MANKESIIICRCEEVTYGQLQSTAAEHKCTARELKLRTRAGMGFCGGRTCRPTVDRIIESIIPNVSPGEIPLKYQPPIRPVTFGTVGENR, from the coding sequence ATGGCTAACAAAGAGAGCATTATTATTTGCCGTTGTGAGGAGGTTACTTACGGACAGCTTCAGTCAACAGCAGCTGAACATAAATGTACAGCGAGGGAATTAAAATTAAGAACGAGGGCAGGCATGGGCTTTTGTGGAGGCCGTACGTGCAGACCAACAGTAGACAGGATTATCGAGAGTATCATTCCTAATGTATCACCTGGTGAAATTCCGTTAAAATACCAGCCCCCAATTCGGCCGGTGACATTTGGAACAGTAGGTGAGAATCGATGA
- a CDS encoding sigma-54 interaction domain-containing protein has product MFSLPSVKEIIKRLLLDTSFDRYHVKEKNGEFYYRPTANTPELPCKAIYEADSFFTLIQAFNHHSIAVILDANKNPVGYITAAQMLGFLHNSYNQLKAFYETVTQTTDASITVIDENERVRTWTEGAEKIFSVNHQDIIGQPITDFFDHKKLEILQSLHEGKSIVSQHHQPRSDLFVLINSNPVYFNGQIIGAVVSETDITNQVVLNEKLFNMSNEVHRLEQEVAKYKDASDPFNSIKGKSDALQRTVHLARKVCSVKSTVLILGESGVGKEVFAKAIHEVSEEPNAPFISINCGAIPASLFESELFGYERGAFSGADNKGKKGKIELAKGGTLFLDEVGEMPLEMQVKLLRVLQERKYYRVGGEKEIDIDFRIIAATNRDLQELMKEGKFREDLYYRLNVVSLHIPPLRERKEDIIELTHYFLNDFSLSYQRPIHEFPPEVIHELLRYDWPGNIRELRNVVERLIVFTTDGVIKRDYLPFSTNGISFENTPKIASNVRKESDVTILPLREEMDQHEKKVIEKALKILDGNKLECAKQLGITRATLYNRLKRLGLH; this is encoded by the coding sequence GTGTTTTCATTACCATCGGTGAAAGAAATAATAAAACGTCTTCTACTAGATACATCGTTCGATAGGTATCACGTTAAAGAGAAAAACGGTGAATTTTATTATCGGCCAACAGCAAACACACCTGAGCTTCCATGCAAGGCCATATATGAGGCTGATTCATTCTTCACTTTGATTCAGGCGTTTAATCATCACTCTATAGCTGTTATTCTTGATGCGAATAAAAATCCTGTAGGCTATATAACAGCCGCACAAATGCTCGGTTTTCTTCATAACTCTTATAATCAGTTAAAGGCATTTTATGAAACCGTCACTCAAACGACGGATGCCTCAATCACAGTCATTGATGAGAACGAGCGTGTTCGTACATGGACAGAAGGAGCAGAAAAAATTTTCTCAGTCAACCATCAAGATATCATCGGCCAACCGATTACCGATTTTTTTGATCATAAAAAACTAGAAATCTTGCAATCACTACATGAAGGGAAAAGCATTGTAAGCCAGCACCATCAGCCGCGGTCCGATTTGTTTGTTTTAATTAACTCTAACCCCGTGTATTTTAATGGTCAGATTATCGGTGCAGTCGTTTCAGAAACGGATATCACGAATCAAGTCGTGCTTAATGAAAAATTATTTAACATGTCCAATGAAGTACACCGGTTAGAGCAAGAAGTAGCGAAGTATAAGGACGCATCTGATCCCTTTAATTCCATTAAAGGGAAAAGTGATGCCCTACAAAGAACAGTGCATTTAGCTAGAAAGGTGTGTTCTGTTAAATCAACGGTTCTCATACTAGGCGAAAGCGGTGTCGGAAAAGAAGTATTTGCTAAAGCTATTCATGAGGTGAGTGAAGAACCAAACGCACCTTTTATTTCAATTAACTGCGGTGCGATCCCGGCATCTTTATTTGAAAGTGAATTATTCGGGTATGAGCGGGGCGCCTTCTCCGGTGCTGATAATAAAGGAAAAAAGGGGAAAATAGAACTGGCAAAAGGAGGTACATTATTTCTAGATGAAGTAGGGGAAATGCCGCTCGAAATGCAGGTAAAACTTCTACGTGTGCTGCAGGAACGGAAGTATTATCGTGTCGGTGGCGAAAAAGAAATCGATATCGATTTTCGTATCATCGCTGCCACCAATCGCGATTTACAAGAATTAATGAAAGAAGGAAAGTTTCGTGAAGATTTATATTACCGCCTGAATGTAGTCAGTCTGCACATCCCTCCTTTAAGAGAACGAAAAGAGGATATTATTGAATTAACCCATTATTTTTTAAATGATTTTTCATTGAGCTATCAGCGGCCGATTCATGAATTCCCTCCAGAAGTAATACATGAACTGCTTCGTTATGATTGGCCTGGCAATATTCGCGAACTTCGCAACGTCGTTGAACGACTTATTGTATTCACGACAGATGGCGTAATAAAAAGAGATTACTTACCTTTTAGTACAAACGGCATCAGCTTTGAAAACACTCCAAAGATTGCATCGAATGTACGTAAAGAAAGTGACGTCACTATTTTGCCACTGCGAGAAGAAATGGATCAACACGAGAAAAAAGTAATTGAGAAAGCGTTAAAGATTTTGGATGGAAATAAATTAGAATGCGCTAAACAACTCGGTATCACAAGAGCCACTTTATATAATCGATTAAAGCGACTTGGCTTGCATTAA
- a CDS encoding proline racemase family protein, with protein MKVHKIFTTIDTHTGGNPTRTLISGLPKLIGETMSEKMLYMKKKYDWIRKLLMNEPRGHDVMSGALLTEPCHPEADIGVIYIETGGYLPMCGHDTIGVCTALVESGLIPIQEPITSLKLDTPAGLVEVDISIENGKAKEVSFCNIPAFLLKRVSVDVEEIGRVDADIAYGGNFYAIIDAKSIGLDLAPWNASNIIETAINIRNTINEKTEIVHPQYPFIQGLTHVEFFTEPTHEEADVKNTVIVPPGGIDRSPCGTGTSAKLAVLYASREISIGEEFVHESIVGSLFRGHILETTDVEGVEAVVTKITGSAWLMGMHRFFYHEEDPLKEGFLLIPPMEHETEGVK; from the coding sequence ATGAAGGTACACAAGATATTTACAACTATCGATACACATACAGGCGGGAATCCTACAAGGACGTTAATTAGTGGTCTCCCGAAACTGATTGGAGAAACCATGTCAGAAAAAATGCTCTATATGAAAAAGAAGTATGATTGGATACGCAAGCTTTTAATGAACGAGCCGCGTGGCCATGATGTCATGTCCGGTGCTTTGTTAACGGAGCCGTGCCATCCGGAAGCGGATATTGGCGTGATTTACATAGAGACAGGTGGATATTTGCCAATGTGCGGACATGACACCATCGGTGTGTGTACTGCTCTAGTTGAATCGGGATTGATCCCCATTCAGGAGCCGATTACTTCATTAAAGTTGGATACGCCTGCCGGGCTCGTCGAAGTAGATATTTCTATAGAAAATGGAAAAGCAAAAGAAGTATCCTTCTGCAATATCCCCGCGTTTCTTTTAAAACGTGTTTCCGTTGATGTTGAGGAAATTGGGCGTGTAGATGCTGATATTGCGTATGGTGGCAATTTTTACGCAATCATTGACGCTAAATCGATTGGATTGGATTTAGCTCCATGGAATGCTTCTAACATAATTGAAACAGCGATCAATATCAGAAACACCATTAATGAAAAAACTGAAATCGTTCACCCGCAATATCCATTTATTCAAGGGTTAACTCATGTTGAGTTTTTTACCGAACCAACCCATGAGGAAGCAGATGTAAAAAACACAGTTATTGTTCCTCCGGGGGGAATTGATCGTTCTCCATGTGGAACTGGCACTTCTGCTAAATTAGCTGTGCTGTATGCAAGTCGAGAAATTTCAATTGGCGAAGAATTTGTTCATGAAAGCATTGTCGGTTCTCTATTTAGAGGACACATACTGGAAACAACAGATGTGGAAGGCGTCGAGGCTGTAGTGACCAAAATTACAGGATCAGCTTGGCTGATGGGTATGCACCGGTTCTTCTACCATGAAGAGGATCCGCTTAAAGAAGGGTTTCTGCTTATTCCTCCGATGGAACATGAAACGGAGGGCGTGAAATGA
- a CDS encoding (2Fe-2S)-binding protein, protein MTRIMNHPVLGNVDDRERIPFQFDGNTYEAYEHETIAAALLANGIRKLRVHEDSGTPRGIYCNIGHCLECRVTVNNQTNVRACLTIVEKDMIIESGKQHPNLVRRMVEQR, encoded by the coding sequence ATGACTAGAATAATGAATCATCCGGTGTTAGGAAATGTAGATGATAGAGAACGTATCCCCTTTCAATTTGATGGAAATACGTATGAAGCGTATGAACATGAAACGATTGCTGCTGCTCTTTTAGCAAATGGGATACGAAAACTGCGTGTTCACGAAGATAGCGGGACGCCTAGGGGAATTTATTGCAACATTGGCCACTGCTTAGAGTGCCGTGTAACTGTTAATAATCAAACAAACGTAAGAGCCTGCTTAACGATCGTAGAAAAAGATATGATCATTGAAAGTGGCAAACAGCATCCGAATCTTGTAAGAAGGATGGTGGAACAGCGATGA
- a CDS encoding proline racemase family protein yields MKIQKVYSTTDVHVAGEAFRIIKDVPFIHYESLEQLNKQLRHVFAEEISLLLKEPRGFAGLNGCLVVSPINREADIAVLFFNHEGTALLHYGGIVAVITALLECGHLQPRASNEYKIETVSGVISATAIMEKDEVVSVSVESEPCQVIQTNIPLSYLHLHTQFSLVQADQLYAVFEKRDDFVEICVEELSELRSWGKTVLQALRSKMPIKGAILMDDSHLEERQIKTITFHEDRYIVRSPGFGSTMACYTHLLSKDGLYMKAPFVNKSIFDSSLTVQAAKQTESGYTFTLASRGFITGMQNLVLDPTDPFPAGFLLT; encoded by the coding sequence ATGAAGATTCAAAAAGTATATTCAACAACGGATGTACACGTAGCTGGTGAGGCGTTCCGTATTATTAAAGACGTACCATTCATTCATTATGAGAGCTTAGAACAGTTAAATAAGCAACTTCGGCATGTGTTTGCAGAAGAGATCAGTCTTTTATTGAAAGAACCGCGCGGATTCGCAGGCTTAAACGGCTGTCTTGTTGTTTCGCCGATTAATCGAGAAGCAGATATTGCCGTATTATTTTTCAATCATGAAGGAACCGCGCTTCTTCACTATGGCGGTATTGTTGCTGTGATTACAGCTTTACTAGAGTGTGGTCATTTGCAGCCAAGAGCGTCAAATGAATATAAAATCGAAACGGTCAGTGGTGTGATTTCAGCTACCGCTATTATGGAGAAGGATGAGGTGGTTTCCGTATCGGTAGAAAGTGAGCCTTGTCAAGTAATCCAAACAAATATTCCCTTGTCCTATCTTCACTTACATACACAGTTCTCTCTCGTACAAGCTGATCAATTATATGCGGTGTTTGAGAAACGGGATGATTTTGTAGAGATTTGTGTTGAAGAACTTTCTGAATTAAGGAGCTGGGGAAAAACAGTGCTTCAGGCCCTTAGGTCAAAAATGCCTATAAAAGGGGCTATTCTAATGGATGATTCTCACCTGGAAGAGCGGCAAATTAAAACAATCACTTTCCATGAGGATCGATACATTGTTCGTTCTCCTGGCTTCGGATCAACAATGGCATGTTATACACATTTACTTTCCAAAGATGGATTGTACATGAAAGCCCCATTCGTAAATAAAAGTATTTTTGACAGCTCTTTGACAGTACAAGCAGCCAAGCAAACAGAGAGCGGCTATACGTTCACTTTGGCAAGCCGCGGTTTCATTACAGGAATGCAGAATCTTGTGCTAGATCCGACAGATCCTTTTCCTGCTGGATTTTTATTGACATAA
- a CDS encoding NAD(P)/FAD-dependent oxidoreductase: protein MKHCDVLVIGGGIIGCSIAYYASKYGRDVTIIEKGEFVSGTSSRCDGNILAIDKDPGFDSQMSLVSQNLVEELSRNLEHSFEYRAPGSILVCESDEEMEAAQKWVDRQKAAGLPFRMLDRQDIRQESPFFADDLLGGLECATDSTVNPYLLAFALLEEAKKLGATALKHTEVKQMKKEKSGSFTIETTNGAFTADHVVNAAGVWAPQIGKMLNLSIPIKPRKGHIIVASRQQHVGSRKVMEFGYLISKFGGKRRIDPLTEKYGVALVFEPTESQNFLIGSSREFVGFNMKVNNDVIQCIANRAIRFYPRMADMMVIRSYAGLRPWTEDHLPIVSRVDKVPNYYIAAGHEGDGISLAAVTGKIIEELINEKETSIPVEPLSFNRFKERVLSR from the coding sequence GTGAAACACTGCGATGTTTTAGTTATTGGTGGGGGAATTATTGGCTGTTCGATTGCTTATTATGCTTCTAAATATGGAAGAGACGTAACGATAATTGAAAAAGGAGAATTTGTCAGCGGTACGTCTTCGCGATGTGACGGCAATATTTTGGCGATTGATAAAGACCCAGGTTTTGATAGTCAAATGTCGTTGGTTAGTCAAAATCTAGTAGAAGAATTAAGCAGAAATCTGGAACATTCCTTTGAATATCGTGCCCCAGGAAGCATCCTCGTGTGTGAGTCAGACGAGGAAATGGAGGCGGCACAGAAGTGGGTGGATCGCCAAAAAGCTGCTGGTTTACCATTCCGTATGCTTGACCGGCAGGATATCCGGCAAGAGTCTCCCTTTTTTGCAGATGACTTATTGGGCGGTTTAGAGTGTGCCACTGATTCTACAGTCAACCCTTATCTCCTAGCCTTTGCACTTCTTGAGGAAGCAAAAAAGCTAGGAGCTACAGCCTTGAAACATACCGAAGTAAAACAAATGAAAAAAGAAAAAAGTGGCTCATTTACGATAGAAACGACAAACGGAGCTTTTACAGCAGATCATGTTGTCAATGCAGCTGGGGTATGGGCGCCTCAAATAGGAAAGATGCTCAATCTTTCCATACCGATTAAACCAAGAAAAGGACACATTATTGTTGCATCACGGCAGCAGCATGTGGGTTCTCGAAAAGTCATGGAGTTTGGTTACTTAATTTCCAAATTTGGTGGAAAGCGTCGCATCGATCCGCTAACTGAAAAATATGGAGTAGCTCTTGTCTTTGAACCAACGGAAAGTCAAAACTTTTTAATCGGGAGCAGCAGGGAATTCGTTGGATTTAATATGAAAGTAAACAATGATGTCATTCAATGTATTGCTAACCGAGCCATCCGCTTTTATCCACGAATGGCAGATATGATGGTGATTCGTTCATATGCAGGGCTGCGGCCATGGACGGAAGACCATTTGCCAATTGTTTCACGGGTGGACAAAGTTCCAAACTATTATATTGCGGCTGGTCACGAAGGTGACGGAATTAGCCTTGCAGCAGTGACAGGAAAAATAATAGAAGAACTAATCAATGAAAAAGAAACGTCTATTCCCGTTGAACCGCTTAGCTTTAACCGTTTTAAAGAAAGGGTGTTAAGCAGATGA
- a CDS encoding aldehyde dehydrogenase family protein: protein MLTTKVELKPKVKAFLEGNIELFIDGKFVPSVSGKMFETYNPSTEEILASVSEAQEEDIDLAVKAARRAFEKGPWPDLSAAERAYLIYKLADLIDEHKEELAQLEALDNGKPYQVALEDDIPATVEHYRYYAGWATKILGQTTPISKNYLNYTRHEPIGVVGQIIPWNYPLVMSAWKMGAALATGCTIVLKPAEQTPLSLLYTAHLFKEAGFPDGVVNFVPGFGQTAGAAIVNHHDIEKVAFTGSTATGKYIMRQAAETIKHVTLELGGKSPNIILEDADLSDAITGAFNGIMYNHGQNCSAGSRVFVHRKHYDKVVEELAKLANNVRLGAGMEKGTEMGPLVSKQQQERVLNYIEKGKAEGARVVAGGGKAFEKGYFVQPTIFADVTDDMTIAKEEIFGPVVAVLPFDTVEEVIERANNTPFGLAAGVWTENIKIAHKVANSLKAGTVWINDYNLEDAAAPFGGYKQSGIGREMGSYALDNYTEVKSVWVNLK, encoded by the coding sequence ATGTTAACAACAAAAGTAGAATTAAAACCAAAGGTAAAGGCTTTTTTAGAAGGAAATATCGAACTTTTTATCGACGGGAAATTTGTGCCATCTGTAAGCGGTAAAATGTTTGAAACGTATAATCCGTCAACAGAGGAGATTCTTGCTTCAGTAAGTGAGGCACAGGAAGAAGATATTGATTTAGCGGTGAAAGCCGCTCGGCGGGCATTCGAAAAAGGACCATGGCCTGACCTCAGTGCGGCTGAAAGAGCATACTTAATTTACAAACTGGCTGATTTGATTGATGAGCATAAGGAAGAGCTAGCCCAATTAGAAGCATTGGATAATGGTAAGCCTTATCAAGTAGCGCTAGAAGACGATATTCCTGCAACGGTGGAACACTACCGCTACTATGCTGGCTGGGCAACGAAAATCCTTGGTCAGACAACTCCGATTTCAAAAAACTATTTAAACTATACACGTCATGAACCGATTGGTGTTGTCGGTCAAATTATTCCATGGAACTATCCGTTAGTCATGTCTGCGTGGAAAATGGGTGCAGCTCTTGCAACAGGTTGTACTATCGTATTAAAACCTGCTGAGCAAACTCCGTTATCTCTGTTATATACGGCTCATCTTTTTAAAGAAGCCGGTTTTCCGGACGGCGTCGTGAACTTCGTCCCTGGGTTTGGTCAAACGGCAGGAGCGGCGATCGTAAATCATCACGATATTGAAAAAGTAGCCTTTACAGGTTCCACAGCCACTGGTAAGTATATTATGCGTCAAGCAGCTGAGACAATTAAGCATGTGACATTAGAGCTTGGTGGAAAATCACCAAACATTATTTTAGAAGATGCGGATTTATCAGACGCGATCACTGGTGCTTTTAATGGTATTATGTACAACCATGGCCAAAACTGCAGTGCAGGCTCCCGTGTGTTCGTCCATAGAAAGCACTACGATAAAGTGGTAGAAGAACTAGCCAAGTTGGCAAACAATGTAAGGCTCGGTGCAGGAATGGAAAAAGGTACTGAAATGGGGCCGCTTGTTTCCAAACAACAACAAGAACGCGTGCTAAATTATATTGAAAAAGGAAAGGCCGAAGGAGCAAGAGTTGTAGCTGGTGGCGGGAAAGCATTTGAAAAGGGATACTTCGTTCAGCCAACAATTTTTGCTGATGTCACAGATGACATGACAATCGCGAAAGAAGAAATATTTGGCCCAGTGGTCGCAGTCCTGCCGTTCGATACGGTTGAAGAAGTCATTGAAAGAGCAAATAATACACCGTTTGGACTTGCTGCAGGTGTATGGACAGAAAATATTAAAATCGCACATAAAGTAGCGAATAGCTTAAAAGCAGGCACTGTCTGGATTAATGATTACAACCTAGAGGACGCTGCAGCTCCATTCGGAGGTTATAAACAATCAGGCATCGGACGTGAAATGGGTTCTTATGCACTCGACAACTACACAGAAGTGAAAAGCGTTTGGGTAAACTTGAAATAA